In Aequorivita sp. H23M31, a single window of DNA contains:
- a CDS encoding glycosyltransferase family 2 protein codes for MSEFTIIIPLYNEVENLLQLEYALLDYIPKSSKTVSILFVNDGSTDGSEKLLGEICKRNRNFHSISFQKNKGLSTALKAGFDWVQSPYLGYMDGDLQTHPEDFNLLLEYCGEYDLVTGIRENRNDTFVKIFSSKIANSIRRLFTQDGIKDTGCPLKVIKTSYAKQIPMFKGLHRFLPAMVLLQKGKIHQIPVRHFPRMKGKRKFGLSNRLFGPLTACFVFLWMKQNYIYYEIKKKE; via the coding sequence ATGTCCGAATTCACTATAATAATACCTCTTTATAACGAAGTGGAAAATCTGCTCCAACTTGAATATGCACTTTTGGATTATATCCCGAAATCTTCGAAAACTGTTTCAATCCTTTTTGTTAACGACGGCTCTACCGATGGGAGTGAAAAATTATTGGGCGAAATTTGTAAACGAAATAGGAATTTCCATTCTATTTCCTTTCAGAAAAATAAAGGACTCAGCACCGCTCTGAAAGCAGGATTTGATTGGGTTCAAAGTCCATATCTAGGATATATGGACGGTGATCTGCAAACCCATCCTGAAGATTTCAACTTACTTTTGGAGTACTGTGGCGAGTATGATTTAGTTACAGGAATCCGCGAAAATAGAAATGACACTTTTGTCAAGATATTTTCTTCAAAAATAGCCAATAGCATTCGGCGATTATTCACACAAGATGGAATTAAGGACACAGGTTGTCCGCTCAAGGTCATAAAAACTTCCTATGCCAAGCAGATTCCAATGTTTAAAGGACTACATCGCTTTTTACCCGCGATGGTGCTATTGCAGAAAGGAAAGATACATCAAATCCCTGTGAGGCATTTTCCAAGGATGAAGGGAAAACGTAAATTTGGTTTAAGCAACAGACTCTTTGGCCCTTTAACTGCATGCTTTGTCTTTTTATGGATGAAACAAAACTATATTTATTATGAAATAAAGAAGAAAGAATGA
- a CDS encoding phosphatase PAP2 family protein, with the protein MLDQLLNYDTQLFLFLNNLGNETWDSFWLFVTHKFSSIPIYALLLFLIYKNYGLKGTLIIVISVALMITATDQIASLFKYGIKRARPCQVAEIKDHMRFIASGCGRFGYFSAHAASSMAAAVFLGLSLQKWYKYLPFLLLLWAVITGYSRIYLGVHYPLDVITGMAFGGLTGWLFYLLQSWGQKRFNPDRKF; encoded by the coding sequence ATGCTCGATCAACTCCTTAACTACGATACCCAACTCTTTCTTTTCCTGAACAATTTAGGAAACGAAACCTGGGACAGTTTTTGGTTGTTTGTCACTCATAAATTCTCCTCTATTCCTATTTATGCGTTATTGCTATTCCTTATTTACAAAAATTACGGATTAAAGGGTACACTAATTATTGTTATAAGCGTAGCATTAATGATTACTGCTACTGACCAGATTGCAAGCCTTTTTAAATATGGAATAAAAAGAGCACGACCCTGCCAAGTTGCCGAAATTAAGGATCATATGCGTTTTATTGCCAGTGGCTGCGGACGGTTTGGTTATTTCTCTGCCCACGCTGCAAGTTCCATGGCTGCCGCTGTTTTTTTGGGATTAAGTCTTCAGAAATGGTATAAATATTTGCCGTTTCTATTGCTGCTATGGGCAGTAATAACTGGATATAGTAGAATATATTTAGGCGTTCATTATCCTTTGGACGTCATTACAGGAATGGCTTTTGGCGGATTGACAGGTTGGTTGTTTTATTTGTTACAAAGTTGGGGGCAGAAACGTTTTAACCCGGATAGGAAATTCTGA